One Spirochaeta africana DSM 8902 genomic window carries:
- a CDS encoding potassium channel protein, whose protein sequence is MLRKMVYRYRDSRIIRVSLLLVAFFCAAAVAVYLFEYRYNSDFYHLVDGFWWMIITFSTTGYGDMVPITTGGRILAVLVVFFGIAGAGLLSAGITSWLVEQNSRARRGLLDYQRLRNHLVICGWKHDMQDILNGILRANPGLHSDQLVLVSNVDPQLVDQLKESSRLNGLKFVKGDYFAEPVLQRANIGGSAKVMVLADTLESSAVSEVDSKTVMTVLTCKAMSRETYVIAEILDRKFESYLRHAQCDEIVFSQDFSRQLIASTSSTNGMSHIVYDLISQRQSDAVLKTLPVPERLIGQSYARLCADITAAASADNKSIMILGLLQNTGTQTRMKIEALKEAQKTSDISRLVANIQGVKGLEANKPMLLPADDTVVPRYSAAIVLERSNPVREGA, encoded by the coding sequence ATGCTAAGGAAAATGGTATATCGCTATCGGGACAGTCGAATTATCCGGGTAAGTCTTTTGCTGGTGGCGTTTTTCTGTGCCGCCGCTGTTGCGGTCTATCTGTTCGAGTATCGCTATAACAGCGATTTTTACCATCTGGTGGATGGTTTCTGGTGGATGATCATTACATTCTCTACCACTGGCTATGGCGACATGGTGCCAATAACCACGGGTGGCAGAATACTGGCAGTGCTGGTGGTGTTCTTCGGGATAGCTGGCGCCGGGTTATTGTCTGCAGGGATAACCTCATGGCTGGTAGAGCAGAATTCCCGCGCGAGGAGGGGGCTATTGGATTATCAAAGATTGCGCAATCACCTGGTAATATGCGGTTGGAAGCATGACATGCAGGATATTCTGAATGGAATTCTGCGAGCAAATCCCGGTTTGCACAGTGATCAACTGGTACTGGTCAGCAATGTTGATCCACAGCTGGTGGATCAGCTCAAGGAGTCCTCCCGGCTGAACGGGCTCAAGTTCGTAAAAGGCGATTATTTTGCAGAGCCGGTGCTGCAGCGGGCCAATATTGGCGGCTCTGCCAAGGTGATGGTACTGGCCGACACACTTGAAAGCAGTGCGGTGTCGGAGGTCGACTCAAAAACAGTTATGACCGTTCTCACCTGCAAGGCAATGTCCCGGGAAACCTATGTAATTGCAGAAATCCTCGACAGAAAATTCGAGAGTTATCTTCGTCATGCCCAGTGCGATGAAATCGTGTTCAGTCAGGATTTTTCCCGCCAACTGATTGCCTCAACCTCGTCGACCAACGGGATGAGTCACATCGTGTATGATCTGATCAGTCAACGCCAGTCGGATGCAGTCCTGAAAACACTCCCGGTGCCGGAGCGTTTGATCGGTCAAAGCTATGCCCGGCTGTGTGCCGATATCACTGCGGCGGCCTCTGCAGACAACAAGAGCATCATGATTCTGGGGCTGCTGCAGAACACCGGTACCCAAACCCGCATGAAGATCGAGGCGCTCAAGGAAGCTCAGAAGACCTCCGATATCTCAAGACTGGTGGCCAACATTCAGGGGGTCAAAGGGCTCGAGGCCAACAAACCGATGCTGCTGCCGGCGGATGATACCGTGGTACCTCGTTATTCTGCAGCGATCGTCCTGGAGCGTTCAAACCCTGTCAGGGAGGGTGCATGA
- a CDS encoding D-alanine--D-alanine ligase family protein encodes MRTAIIYGGRSGEHDVSCVSAASVLRWIDRSRFEPVPIGIDRSGSWYLQSIPDDIHSDGHPLAVAVPGQGAIGFQPGSGLTCNGRSLDIDIVFPVLHGTFGEDGTIQGLLDMLDLAYVGSGVLGSSLSMDKVLTKQIWEQHGLPVVPYIALQHHHYLGDPARQLDRIIHQLELPVFIKPARGGSSVGVHKAHDRQELENCLADAFRYDTKLILEKSVTATEIECSVLGNREPEVFPPASITPTHEYYDYEAKYQDPDGAHFSLPADIPAHVADRISQLALKAFVAVEARGLSRVDFFYSEQTGELYLNEINTMPGFTAISLFPRMCEHGGLPYQQLITRLIELAREEHTLRDSLRYSR; translated from the coding sequence ATGCGAACGGCAATTATCTACGGTGGACGCAGTGGTGAACATGATGTGTCCTGTGTCTCGGCAGCCAGCGTTTTGCGGTGGATTGATCGATCCCGCTTTGAACCGGTTCCAATCGGAATAGACCGTTCCGGATCCTGGTATCTCCAGTCCATTCCGGATGATATCCATTCAGACGGGCACCCGTTGGCGGTGGCTGTGCCGGGACAGGGGGCAATCGGGTTCCAGCCTGGCAGCGGTCTGACCTGTAATGGCCGGAGTCTGGATATTGATATCGTGTTCCCGGTGCTGCATGGGACCTTTGGCGAGGACGGCACCATCCAGGGACTGCTGGATATGCTGGATCTGGCCTACGTCGGTTCAGGTGTTCTCGGCAGCTCGCTCAGTATGGACAAGGTGCTCACCAAACAGATTTGGGAGCAGCATGGATTACCGGTCGTCCCCTACATCGCACTGCAGCATCACCACTATCTCGGCGACCCCGCCCGACAGCTTGACCGGATCATTCATCAGCTTGAACTGCCAGTGTTTATCAAACCCGCCCGCGGGGGGTCATCGGTCGGGGTTCACAAGGCCCACGACCGGCAGGAGCTGGAAAACTGCCTTGCAGATGCCTTTCGCTACGATACCAAGCTGATCCTCGAAAAGTCCGTTACCGCAACAGAGATAGAATGCTCAGTACTTGGAAATCGCGAACCGGAGGTGTTTCCGCCAGCCTCAATCACCCCGACACATGAATACTACGACTACGAAGCCAAGTATCAGGATCCCGACGGGGCACACTTCAGCCTGCCGGCTGACATACCGGCCCACGTCGCCGACAGGATCAGCCAGCTGGCACTGAAAGCCTTTGTTGCCGTCGAGGCCAGGGGACTCTCGCGGGTAGATTTTTTCTATAGCGAGCAGACCGGCGAGCTGTACCTGAACGAGATCAACACCATGCCGGGGTTTACCGCGATCAGCCTGTTTCCACGGATGTGTGAACATGGCGGCCTTCCCTATCAGCAGCTGATCACCCGTTTGATCGAGCTTGCCAGAGAAGAGCATACCCTGCGTGACTCGTTGCGCTATAGTCGGTAA
- a CDS encoding cyclic nucleotide-binding domain-containing protein has translation MKSRESTIQRLQSITLFGELKDNPAALESIARICSINRTAAGKRVIKEGEVGTSLYIMNAGSVEIHKHTRAGDEYTVVQLDAGDNVFFGELALIDDDRRSATVVTTSDAEFLVIEKKDFLALGNAHPEIGLPVTRAIARIIAARLRKTTEDMLSIFDALVEEVQGS, from the coding sequence ATGAAATCCCGTGAGTCGACAATTCAGCGATTGCAAAGCATCACCTTGTTTGGAGAGCTCAAGGATAACCCGGCTGCTCTGGAGTCAATCGCACGCATTTGTTCCATCAACCGTACCGCTGCCGGCAAACGGGTAATCAAAGAGGGTGAGGTCGGGACCTCGCTGTACATCATGAATGCCGGGTCGGTAGAAATACACAAGCATACCCGAGCGGGTGATGAATATACCGTGGTTCAGCTTGACGCTGGCGATAATGTATTCTTCGGGGAGCTTGCTTTGATCGATGACGACCGGCGTTCTGCGACGGTTGTTACCACCAGCGATGCAGAGTTCCTGGTAATCGAGAAAAAGGATTTCCTCGCTTTGGGTAACGCACACCCGGAGATCGGGCTGCCGGTCACCAGGGCGATTGCCAGAATCATCGCGGCGCGATTGCGGAAGACTACCGAGGATATGCTCTCCATATTCGACGCCCTGGTTGAAGAGGTTCAGGGCAGCTGA
- the dinB gene encoding DNA polymerase IV, producing the protein MSKTFFHVDLDAFFAAVEQLDNPALQGTPVIVGADPGGRGVVAACSYEARKHGVHSAMPISMARQRCPHATFLPVRMSRYQEISQGIMQYLRDKAPVMHQVSIDEAFLDYSGTRRLLGEPAVVASRLRQETKARFGLTMSIGIGVNAYIAKLASAAAKPDGILEVAEADGIDFVDSIPLGKLWGIGPKTLEQLQQFNICSTTQLRRATIADLTALFGPAGAQRLHAIVRGIDPGIIQDIPHSRSISTEHTFERDERSPARLRTKLFELCHSVMFRSLHEGFVSATVVVRVRSAQFETRSSRRTLPHPVYSSQELYETAWKLMQPLAAAAGSVRLIGVGLGNLSDSSNGSQQDLFPEKKSRQSSVESAILQLQRKYGRNAVTKADLIPGETDRPGDQPGND; encoded by the coding sequence ATGAGTAAAACATTTTTTCATGTCGATCTGGATGCCTTTTTTGCCGCGGTTGAACAGCTGGATAATCCTGCACTGCAAGGCACACCGGTTATTGTCGGGGCAGACCCGGGCGGTCGCGGTGTGGTAGCAGCCTGCTCCTACGAAGCGCGGAAGCACGGTGTGCACTCTGCAATGCCCATCAGCATGGCCAGACAACGCTGTCCCCACGCGACGTTCCTGCCGGTTCGCATGTCACGCTACCAGGAGATCTCTCAAGGGATTATGCAGTATCTGCGCGACAAAGCCCCGGTCATGCACCAGGTCTCGATTGATGAGGCATTCCTCGATTACAGCGGCACCCGCCGACTGCTTGGCGAACCGGCAGTGGTGGCATCCCGCCTGCGCCAGGAAACAAAGGCCCGATTCGGGCTGACCATGTCCATTGGGATCGGGGTAAACGCCTATATTGCCAAGCTTGCATCGGCAGCGGCCAAGCCGGACGGGATTCTCGAGGTTGCAGAGGCCGACGGAATCGATTTTGTGGACAGTATTCCTCTCGGTAAGCTCTGGGGGATAGGCCCCAAGACACTCGAACAGCTGCAGCAGTTCAATATCTGTTCCACTACACAGCTGCGGCGTGCCACCATTGCCGACCTGACCGCACTGTTCGGTCCGGCCGGGGCGCAGCGGCTGCATGCCATCGTGCGCGGAATTGATCCGGGAATAATCCAGGACATCCCGCATTCGCGTTCTATCAGCACCGAGCACACCTTTGAACGGGATGAGCGCTCACCCGCCCGACTGCGCACCAAACTCTTTGAACTGTGCCACAGCGTGATGTTCAGGTCTCTGCATGAAGGGTTTGTATCGGCCACCGTCGTTGTGCGGGTACGGTCGGCACAGTTCGAAACCAGGTCATCACGCCGAACCCTGCCGCATCCGGTATATTCATCCCAGGAGCTGTATGAAACCGCCTGGAAGCTTATGCAGCCACTGGCTGCAGCCGCCGGCAGTGTACGCCTGATCGGGGTAGGTCTGGGCAATCTGTCAGACAGCAGTAACGGCTCGCAGCAGGATCTGTTTCCCGAGAAAAAAAGCAGGCAGAGCTCGGTCGAATCGGCCATCCTGCAGCTGCAGAGAAAGTATGGACGCAATGCGGTCACCAAGGCCGACCTGATTCCGGGGGAAACTGATCGGCCAGGTGATCAGCCCGGCAACGATTAG
- a CDS encoding LL-diaminopimelate aminotransferase: MIKINSNYRKLQSSYLFVEIAKRVAAFQEANPATDIIKLGIGDVTRALPPSIVSAFEAGVQEMGQDESFRGYGPEQGYAFLREAIAENDYQSRSAQISADEIFVSDGAKCDTGNILEIFDHDIRIAVPDPVYPVYVDTSVMSGRTGTMQDGRYQGLTYLEGSPENGYVPMPTPDLRADIIFLCFPNNPTGAVATREQLAAWVDHAHKTGAIILFDAAYEAFIRNPDIPHSIYEIPGARDVAIEFRSFSKTAGFTGTRCAFTVVPSSLQGVDAEGNTVPLWELWNRRQSTKFNGVSYPVQKAAAAVYTEAGQREVRAQIDYYLENAAIIRSTLQDAGYSVTGGTDSPYIWTTVAGDSWDFFDRLLNEAGVVCTPGTGFGKAGSGCVRISAFNHREKVEEAMRRIRPVLG; this comes from the coding sequence ATGATCAAGATAAACTCCAACTATCGCAAACTGCAGTCGTCATATCTGTTCGTCGAGATCGCCAAGCGTGTTGCTGCCTTTCAGGAAGCCAACCCCGCCACAGATATCATCAAGCTCGGCATCGGGGATGTTACCCGCGCACTGCCGCCAAGCATTGTATCAGCCTTTGAGGCCGGTGTGCAAGAAATGGGGCAGGATGAGAGCTTTCGCGGCTACGGTCCGGAACAGGGATATGCCTTTCTGCGCGAGGCCATTGCCGAAAACGACTACCAGTCGCGTAGCGCCCAGATATCCGCCGACGAGATCTTCGTAAGCGACGGGGCCAAATGTGACACCGGGAATATCCTCGAAATATTTGATCATGACATCAGAATCGCGGTTCCGGATCCGGTCTATCCGGTCTACGTCGACACCAGTGTCATGAGCGGGCGGACCGGCACCATGCAGGATGGCCGCTATCAGGGGCTTACCTATCTGGAGGGATCACCGGAGAACGGCTACGTGCCTATGCCGACCCCCGATCTGCGTGCCGACATTATTTTCCTGTGCTTTCCGAACAATCCGACCGGTGCAGTGGCCACCAGGGAACAGCTTGCTGCCTGGGTTGACCATGCTCACAAGACCGGCGCCATCATCCTGTTTGATGCAGCTTACGAGGCCTTTATCCGCAATCCCGACATCCCGCATTCGATCTACGAGATCCCGGGCGCACGCGATGTTGCCATCGAGTTCCGCAGCTTTTCCAAGACAGCCGGGTTTACCGGAACCCGCTGCGCCTTTACTGTAGTGCCGAGCTCACTGCAGGGGGTTGATGCGGAAGGCAATACCGTGCCGCTGTGGGAACTCTGGAACCGGCGTCAATCGACCAAATTCAACGGGGTATCATACCCGGTACAGAAAGCAGCCGCTGCGGTGTATACCGAAGCCGGTCAGCGCGAGGTTCGTGCTCAGATCGACTACTATCTGGAAAATGCGGCCATCATTCGCAGCACCCTGCAGGATGCCGGCTACAGCGTTACCGGCGGCACCGATTCTCCCTACATCTGGACTACCGTCGCCGGCGACAGCTGGGACTTTTTTGACCGTCTGCTGAACGAAGCCGGCGTGGTCTGCACACCGGGAACCGGATTTGGCAAAGCCGGCAGCGGCTGTGTGCGCATCAGCGCCTTTAACCACCGGGAAAAGGTGGAAGAGGCTATGCGCCGCATACGGCCAGTTCTGGGCTGA
- a CDS encoding AEC family transporter, with the protein MLSLALPVLYTMLQIFTFLFIGFLLRRYGWFSQEFFTALGRFVVRIALPSFFFVRMSQADIAALQRSLRFPLLAIAVCAVGVLSGWIVFSIFRFPTQDRKAGIALSGFGNASYLPLSVIELMPLSLPLIAELFDTDLSLFYVGAFVFVFSPLLWSFGMVFISGGSGRDLLRGLISPPMIGIAAGLLAAVSGLGPILSTPGNPLAAVYPAFERIGAVTVPIILIVLGSMAGGLHLHRENIGVLLGLSTAVSLTRFVILPTLFLLLAPLFQAAAWSPTELWVVFLQFTTPPATNLSVMASHAGINQEHTAFTLLITYLIYLFVFPVYLMLFLQRLQLLPAAGL; encoded by the coding sequence ATGCTGTCACTTGCGCTTCCGGTGCTGTATACCATGCTTCAGATCTTCACCTTCCTGTTCATAGGTTTTCTGCTGCGCCGTTACGGCTGGTTTTCCCAGGAGTTCTTTACCGCGCTGGGGCGGTTCGTGGTCCGCATAGCACTGCCAAGCTTTTTCTTTGTACGAATGTCCCAGGCCGATATCGCTGCATTGCAGCGGTCACTTCGGTTTCCGCTGCTGGCAATCGCGGTGTGCGCTGTGGGGGTGCTGTCCGGGTGGATCGTCTTCAGCATCTTCCGTTTCCCGACACAGGACCGCAAGGCGGGGATTGCACTGTCAGGGTTCGGCAACGCAAGTTATCTCCCGCTCTCGGTAATTGAACTGATGCCGCTGAGCCTGCCACTGATCGCGGAGCTCTTTGACACCGACCTCTCGCTGTTCTATGTCGGGGCGTTTGTTTTTGTATTCAGCCCCCTGCTGTGGAGCTTCGGGATGGTGTTTATCAGCGGCGGCAGCGGCCGTGACCTGCTACGCGGGTTGATATCCCCGCCGATGATCGGCATCGCCGCCGGACTGCTGGCCGCCGTATCCGGGCTTGGCCCGATACTGAGCACCCCCGGCAATCCACTGGCGGCGGTGTATCCGGCCTTTGAACGCATTGGTGCGGTTACGGTACCGATAATCCTGATTGTACTGGGTTCCATGGCAGGCGGGCTGCATCTTCACCGGGAAAACATCGGGGTCTTACTGGGCCTGAGCACCGCAGTCTCCCTGACCCGATTCGTAATCCTGCCGACCCTGTTTCTGCTGCTGGCACCGTTATTCCAGGCCGCGGCCTGGAGCCCGACCGAGCTGTGGGTTGTGTTCCTGCAGTTCACCACCCCCCCGGCCACAAACCTCTCGGTGATGGCCTCGCATGCCGGCATCAATCAGGAGCACACCGCCTTTACCCTGTTGATCACCTACCTGATCTATCTGTTTGTGTTCCCGGTATATCTTATGCTGTTTCTGCAGCGTTTGCAGCTGCTTCCTGCAGCCGGGCTATGA
- the rpsD gene encoding 30S ribosomal protein S4, translating to MARNTKAKGKIVRRLGINIYGNQKYDRLLKRKPQGPGNPKRGRIRQTEYGRQLVEKQKLKFAYGLSERQFRNLFEEAKRQKGVAGHNMLILLERRLDNVVYRLGMATSRSQARQLVSHGHIHQNGRKVTIPSALVREGDTISVKDKKSTQDLVRGLLSENASRPVPAWLAIDKDSMVAKVNILPSRDAIPTIADEQLVVEYYAK from the coding sequence ATGGCGCGAAATACGAAAGCCAAAGGGAAAATTGTACGCCGACTCGGAATCAATATCTACGGGAACCAGAAATATGATCGATTGCTGAAGCGCAAGCCTCAGGGACCGGGTAACCCGAAGCGTGGACGTATTCGTCAGACCGAGTATGGGCGTCAGCTGGTAGAGAAGCAGAAACTGAAGTTTGCGTATGGACTGAGCGAGCGTCAGTTCCGCAATCTGTTTGAAGAAGCCAAACGTCAGAAGGGCGTTGCTGGTCACAACATGCTGATTCTGCTCGAGCGGCGACTGGATAACGTAGTCTATCGTTTGGGGATGGCAACCAGCCGTTCACAGGCGCGACAGCTGGTGAGTCACGGTCATATCCATCAGAACGGTCGCAAGGTAACCATTCCGTCCGCACTGGTCCGCGAGGGCGATACCATCTCGGTGAAAGACAAAAAGTCGACCCAGGATCTGGTCCGCGGCCTGTTGTCCGAGAACGCAAGTCGTCCGGTACCGGCATGGCTTGCTATCGACAAGGATTCGATGGTGGCCAAGGTAAATATCCTTCCATCACGGGATGCTATTCCTACCATCGCCGATGAACAGCTGGTTGTTGAGTACTACGCGAAGTAA
- a CDS encoding GAF domain-containing protein — protein sequence MVSDELMLKVEDVLHAGMAEHETIQELCALLKHEVAHYDWVGIYVADTAARTLHLGPYSGAPTNHTRIPFGQGVCGQTAERGETMVVQDVSQEQNYLSCSLHVQSEIVVPVFHHNRVVGQIDIDSHQHSPFTQHDRIWLEKLATRIAPIIARLQEAAANAAETA from the coding sequence ATGGTTTCCGATGAGTTGATGCTGAAGGTAGAGGATGTTCTGCATGCAGGTATGGCCGAGCATGAGACGATCCAGGAGCTGTGTGCGCTGCTCAAACATGAGGTAGCTCACTACGACTGGGTAGGGATCTATGTTGCCGATACCGCTGCCAGAACCCTGCATCTGGGCCCGTATTCGGGAGCCCCTACCAATCATACCCGCATTCCGTTCGGACAGGGGGTGTGCGGACAGACTGCAGAGAGAGGCGAGACAATGGTGGTTCAGGATGTTTCGCAGGAGCAGAATTACCTGAGCTGCAGTCTGCATGTACAGTCCGAGATTGTGGTGCCGGTTTTTCACCACAACCGGGTTGTCGGTCAGATCGATATCGACTCACATCAGCACAGCCCGTTTACCCAGCATGATCGCATCTGGCTGGAGAAGCTGGCAACCAGGATTGCGCCGATCATAGCCCGGCTGCAGGAAGCAGCTGCAAACGCTGCAGAAACAGCATAA
- a CDS encoding DEAD/DEAH box helicase, protein MLFTELDLHEEVLSGIETAGFEECTEVQERAIPPAMQGRDLKVQSQTGSGKTAAFLLPVFHRYVTGQIVPEHKTLVIAPTRELADQIYQEAKLLGSSTRLRFAVCYGGVGYHKQEKELNDDPQVIIGTPGRLMDHAKSGRIKFEQFGVLIIDEADRMFDMGFYPDVRWMVSRMPGTDVRQTMLFSATLSVKVMNLAWEYMREPVEITVAAEQITVETIKQAVYHVSKKEKIPFLFGLLEREKPKSCIIFTNTKRGAEEVSRRLSRKGYTSEFIMGDLPQSKRSAIIKRVKRGDLPVLVATDVAARGLHVDDLEMVINFDVPEDPENYVHRIGRTARAGKSGRAFMLACERFVLGLPAIEDYIKQKIPVEPVSEDMLIADSGHSGQERDSRRGGARSSDSRGGGRARRDHGERRGGTGRNARDSRPPEVSRSENGARAGEQSAAKPAAGASRKPAAVGTDKQGRVKDTARAQKPAGSKPDSRGDRGRKRREPPKAAAAPTAASSEAERLAYYRSKYGEDFVLKEKVSGDEIASVGKKRSSRKGVRTLLDRLLGR, encoded by the coding sequence ATGTTGTTTACAGAACTTGACCTCCATGAAGAGGTGTTAAGCGGTATCGAGACCGCAGGATTTGAAGAATGCACCGAGGTGCAGGAGCGCGCTATTCCGCCTGCAATGCAGGGGCGCGATTTGAAGGTACAGAGCCAGACCGGGTCCGGCAAGACCGCAGCCTTTCTGCTGCCGGTATTCCATCGGTACGTGACCGGCCAGATTGTCCCTGAACACAAGACCCTGGTGATTGCTCCTACCCGCGAGCTTGCTGATCAGATCTACCAGGAAGCAAAGCTTCTCGGATCTTCGACCAGGCTCAGATTTGCCGTCTGCTACGGTGGCGTCGGGTATCACAAGCAGGAAAAGGAACTGAACGATGATCCGCAGGTGATTATCGGTACACCCGGGCGCCTGATGGATCATGCAAAGTCGGGAAGAATCAAGTTCGAGCAGTTCGGGGTACTGATTATAGATGAAGCCGACCGGATGTTTGACATGGGATTCTATCCGGATGTCCGGTGGATGGTGTCTCGTATGCCAGGGACCGATGTGCGTCAGACTATGCTGTTCAGTGCAACCCTGAGTGTCAAAGTCATGAACCTTGCCTGGGAGTATATGCGCGAGCCGGTGGAAATAACTGTCGCTGCAGAGCAGATCACTGTCGAGACTATCAAGCAGGCGGTATATCATGTCAGCAAGAAGGAAAAGATCCCCTTCCTGTTCGGTCTGTTGGAGCGGGAAAAGCCCAAAAGCTGCATTATCTTCACCAATACCAAACGAGGTGCCGAAGAGGTTTCCCGTCGGTTGAGCCGCAAGGGGTACACCTCGGAATTTATTATGGGGGACCTTCCCCAGAGCAAGCGTTCGGCAATCATCAAGCGGGTAAAGCGTGGCGATCTTCCTGTCCTGGTAGCGACCGATGTCGCCGCGCGGGGACTGCATGTCGATGACCTGGAGATGGTTATCAATTTCGATGTGCCCGAGGATCCGGAAAACTACGTGCACCGCATTGGCCGAACGGCGAGAGCCGGTAAATCTGGCCGGGCGTTTATGCTGGCCTGTGAGCGTTTCGTACTGGGGCTGCCGGCAATCGAGGACTATATCAAGCAGAAGATTCCTGTCGAGCCGGTCAGCGAGGATATGCTGATTGCCGACAGCGGTCATTCCGGTCAGGAGCGGGACTCCAGACGGGGAGGCGCGCGATCATCCGATTCCCGGGGGGGCGGCCGTGCGCGTCGTGACCATGGCGAGCGTCGCGGTGGTACGGGACGCAATGCCAGGGACAGTCGCCCGCCGGAAGTAAGCCGTTCAGAAAACGGCGCCCGGGCTGGTGAGCAATCAGCCGCTAAGCCAGCCGCAGGTGCCAGTCGTAAACCGGCAGCAGTCGGCACCGACAAGCAGGGCCGGGTCAAAGACACTGCCCGTGCACAGAAGCCGGCAGGCAGCAAGCCGGATTCTCGCGGTGACCGTGGGCGTAAACGGCGCGAGCCGCCCAAAGCTGCTGCTGCACCTACGGCTGCGTCGAGTGAGGCCGAACGACTGGCATACTATCGAAGCAAGTACGGTGAGGATTTTGTTCTTAAGGAAAAGGTATCCGGCGATGAGATCGCATCCGTCGGGAAGAAGCGCAGCTCGCGCAAGGGCGTGCGCACATTACTGGACAGACTGCTGGGACGTTAA